In the Microplitis mediator isolate UGA2020A chromosome 5, iyMicMedi2.1, whole genome shotgun sequence genome, ATTTCTCGATTAACGTTTGcggtgaataaataattagcagCCTCCTGTGATTGGGCGCcgcataaataaaatttaccaaaatatgataaattaaataaagctGCTTTATTTCTGCAAGCCAATGCTTCGGATCcaatctaaaataaattatttaaataataacccagtttacaataatttgcttagcgtaaaaatattgataaaaatatgtatatatatatataggtcattaataaaattaactttatgactttgaccttaaaaaaaaatgttatcgactgcttttaatttttttagctcacgagataaaatttttgtttttaataaaatgacccgtcagattttttttaatgatgataataaatcatatatttttaccgtGTCATGATGCTCGGGAAAATCAAATGTATAATCTTTTTTAAGTACTTCAGCGTaatcatttcttttatttttaactgacCCATAGGCACCATAATAATCATAGGGTGgaatcaaagttatttttcccGGTTGATACCATCCAGGTCGTTCCCATCCCTGTGCTTCTTCCATGACAGCTCCATTTTTAATCAGCAGCTAAATATTGATGAtttaatgattataaataaatgataaactcgatttaaatcataaatatttacattatgAAAAACGTCTTTCTTGAAATTACGTCCGCTGAGCGGTGAGTCATGAGGAAAAACGATGCTGTAGTTTTTGGCGTAAGCTTCGTGTGAGCGTTCGTTGGCCCAGACGGGGTCTCTGACTTGATCGGAAGTGAATCTCCGTATGTCGTAAGCAAACATGTGCTTTTCTGGACGTCCGTTTACGATCCAAGATGCTATTTGTTCACCACAGCCTCCGGCGTACATCATCCCGGCACTGTTGTACCCACAAGAGTAAAAGAAGCCGCTGAGTTTTGGATCCTCGCCCATCAGCGGCTTGTGGTCTGGAGTAAATGACTCCGGACCACAGACTGTAGTTTTTATGCCAGTGGATTTTAACTTGGGGACCAGTTCCATCATCGCGTTGATGTGGGTGTTGAAGACCGTCCAGTCGAGTTCATACAAAGTGAAGGAAAAGTCCCGAGGTACCTAGAGATCAATCATCTATAGTTtgctaatttaattaaatttaaaagatttaaattattttttgttttttacggATTTTAGAATAATTGGATTTGGCTCATAGCCGCCGATCTGCAGGGAAGATCCTTGTACTTTTATGTAGAGACTGCCGTCATGGTCGCGTATGTTGGGAAGACCTTGGACACCTTCAATGGGTTCACTGACCACGTACGCGTGTTTCATTGGTATCAGGGGTATATTTACACCGGCTAGTTTCGCTAGACTTCCAGCCCACACTCCTGCTGCATTCAATACGCACTTTGTTCTTATTGTACCGAAAGGAGTTTCCACTCCCGTCACATATTTCCCGCCGTATTCATTCTCCTGCGTTATTATTTTGTGTACCGGACAATCTTCAATAATCTgaataattatgaattattaattttaagttccATTAATTGCTTACacagattaattattaattactcgaGATCCTTGGGCTTTTGCGTATTTAGTTAATGcattgataaaaatacttgGGTCGATAGTACCGTCTTGTGGACTATAAATAGCACCAGTGAAAGTACTTTCATCAATGAACGGGTACAATTTTTTGGTTTCCTCAGGTGTTAAGACGTGAGACTCAATCCCGAAGTACTTGCCAGCAGTTACCAGTCTTTTGTACTCAGCCATTCGggtctgaaaaatttataaattaaacagtagtttaaataaactgatagcagataaaaaatttacttcatTGTGGGCAATAAAAAGTCCTCCGTTTTGTATAAATCCTGGATTCTCTCCGGTCTCTTCTTCTAATTGCATCAAAGTTCTTCTAGTACCATCCAATAGCTGTATGTCCACGTCATTGGGTCGCAATCTCCAATACATACCAGAAGTGTGCCAAGTTGTACCAGaagttaattttgatttttcaagtaaaattgCATTGGTACCGAGTTTTGATAAATGATACAATGCGTTGCACCCAGCTGCCCCACCccctaaataataaattaaaaagttaaatattcaGTATTTAttcatgtaattatttaattttttaccgatGATAACAACATCTGCAAATTCTGGTACGGAAGCTCGaggatttatattttcttcagCTTTTGTGAGGACATTTCTTCTTGTTTTAAATTGTATGTTCCATGGCGATAActaattcattaatattttaattaattactcatatTTCTAAGATGATGAgggataattttaatatacacagaaaaaaaaaatttttgggacaAGTGGAAATTTTCTGGGgcgggtaaaaatttttcgcgccaaaacttttaaatttccgcagagaaaaattcttataaagaagctattgaattaatttttattattaaataaaaattgtagtgAACTCTGCTCtagctaatttatttttagagcaGAGGGGGAgggaagaaaaattaatttaatttccaaaaatttttttttcactttttttaggGGATTCCCGtattttgcccgcagaaaatgtaaattttttttcaaccgcagcagaaaattttttctattcactttgaatatcattaaaaaaaaaatttcacgtatttgagtccccgaaaatttaatatttcctTAAGTATCCCTCCTCCCCCCATTACTATTTTATGTAGAGTTCCTTAGGAAGTTTGTGCTTcagagtaaattaaaattaattaaataaatgaagaagaagaagaagaagaagaagaagaagaaaataaaattaccttgTTCTTGGCCGTCCGTAGCATTCTTGTCGTTTCGCTGATGACCGTTTTAATGCTACTGGAATACTGATCAGCAGTACTTACCCAAAGTGTTTTAATTCTCGgcataattgatatatttatataaataaatattccgCAAGAACATATGATTAATTAACACAACAAAcgtatgtgtatatttatatatatatttaaattaatatcgcACTCTTTCTTCCTCCTCTTTTCCTCTTGGTCTTACTTTACATCAACgcaaacatttttaattcaatgtaATCAATAACTATATAAAAACTACTTATTACACatgatatatttatcaataacatGATTGCttataaattatgtaaattataaaatttatttatttattcaaaatttttttatcgcggttttattttaccaaacaaatataagtattaaataattattatcttttagatttaaatatttaaattaattgttatatttcttctttaattaagaattaataattacgccgttcaaaatttaaattatcattgttattaatgcgggtaatttaaattaaaatttaaatctacaaatatttagatttttgtgataaaataatttgattttttacgcGACAGtaaacttttgtaaaaaataactcgATACTGCGTTACATTACTAGTACAAGTACGAGTACTTAACTCTTAACTTACAATAATATAACGATTTAAACTACAGTCAACCACGTGCATGTATGACAGACAAGATGCAACAACTGAAGGCCATTGACCACTGGCAcaatcgttttattttaaatatcatattCATCCTACGAGTAAAAGTATCCCATTTTATTCacaatctattttatttatttatttttaatattctgatATATCGTCGCTTAAACttccaacaaataaattaatttattttaataaaaaataattagcggtcaaatttttttgacttatacatttaattaacaCCCTATTAGTtacaattaatgataatttaatttaatgtcgtattgatatatatttttaaaaaataaaaaaaatatataactcgTTCCGGTGAATAAAACTCGCTGGCCTTGAATTTTAAACTGCaaacttttaaagtttttgcttttttctatttttttttcttttaaaataaaatagttcaCTTTGAACTAAACGTCatccattttttatgtttccataatttaattaaacttgtgctcaataattatttttaaaaaaattttgaatgcaaCCAGAATTTAAAAAGCGGGAAAATATTTTCCCGCCGGGTTTGaatcagaattttcaaatttttttttatttttggatgCACATTTTCAAACTTCCCTCTATATTACggctgtaaataaattattattttaattacaaattaaattgCGGATTTTTTCCAGTAACGACGCGAGCACACATGCgatattactaattatttaacaaactAAATACttgtatcaataaataaataagacattttaattaatatacagaatttattttaaactatcatctaatttctatttatattatttataattaatattaattttaaatttaatattaagtaataaaaatttatgtataaacaaaatattacaGACGATgacaattagaaaaattatttatctaaaaaaaatttaaatccataattaataattaataatctacggtaattattaattaataaatcacatTTTAGCAGTCatacaaaaattcataaatatttagtcgcttaaatattttcttcgtACAAGTGGCCAGTGAGCGGCTTGCGAttgaatttttacataaaaaaaaaataattaataataataataataacaataataataaataatataaataaattaataaagattatgtttattataattaatgctGCTCTTATTTTCTACATTGCGAAAGATTGTGCTCTCAGCAATCGCTTTCTGTTATCGTGTagtctataataataataataataataataattattattattattataattgtaattataattatgtgtatatgtaatttaataatgtatCGATGAATGTGTATGAGtgactttataaatttaaaatactgtctttacaaaaaaataatttctctgcGAATCCTTCGCGATAACGCGGTGCTTTACATGTAAAGCGTTTttgtaattagtaattaattaatttattaattaattatttatttatatatatttatatttgttaacTGGATTTTAGTCTAGTTAAAGGGACGTATGTTCTTCGCTTGCCAAACTGTCGGTGTCGTCGGTATCAGAGTTTGTCGCTGCTTGGACTCTCGCGTACTCATCAGTGTCAATACTTTTGCAAAAGTGTATCGCGTATTTGAGTTTTTGTCTCAGTACTGCTTTGCACGAGTACTTTGGCATCTTTAGTAGGAAGAAGCAGGTGTAGCTTTCTGGTAAAAAGTGATCTGGTGGATTGTACTTGTCCATTAcctggaaaaaaaatgataatgatgataaaatatttgaattatttgcaATTTATCACGGAAgaggattaatttttatgatgaaaatttacctGGAGCACAAAATCTCTTCCTCTAAAGTCAGCAATCGTGCGGGGTAACCTCGTTCTGCCCCAGACAAATCTCAGGAACAAAGATCTTTCTTGATTTGAAAACTCTTCCATTACTTCCCAGAACCACTGGACTAAGCTCGAGGTCGCCTCGACGCCTTTGTACGTTGCGACGGATTTTAGTAAACCTAGAGGAATGTCGGGGCTGCCGCAGACCATGGTCTCGAGCTCGGCCCCGCTGAAAAGCGCGAGCAGAGGAACTGGAATAACGCGAGACATTCCTTCGCGTACGGCAGCGACTTGGGTGTCGAATTCGTGCAGCCGGTAGTTGAGCGCGAGTCTGACGTACTCGTGGCGATTTTCAGGGGTTATTTTGCGGTACCGACTTGAGAGAGGGACGTCATGCCCGACGGCTGAGGGTGTTGAGAAAGGCATCTCTAGAGTCTGGAAGACTTTCTCGTCCGGGTCCATGTCGCGGATGCAAAGCAATCCTGGTACGTAGTCCCGGTCTACTTCTGTTAGGTCTGCAGGAGTAAGAGGAATGCCCGCGAGTAGTCTCCAAATGGGCTCGGCTAGATTTAGACTCAGTGGGCTGCCAGTTCTGATGGCGATGCCCATAAGTATGCCCAGGAACTGGAACATGCTCATGTGTAATTGTGATTTAGCGACTGGATTTAGCAGGAAACAGTCCCGATTTGTTCCACTGTCGTCTCTGCCGTTCGGTGTGGGGATGAATAGAGGCAGTGATCCGTTTTGTAGTTCGTCGCACATCTCCGCGATACTTTCGCTGTAACCACCGCCGCAGTCGTCGACGCTCTCGCCGACAAACTTTACTTTCCATACTCGGTGAGGCAGGAAGAGAACATCCTGAGTTAGAAGAGACATCTTGGCCACCATTTGTCCAAAAACAGATTTAATGCCGTCTGGACCAGCAAGTCCACCTTTGCCACGTGCTCGCTTCACTTGGATCctgtttaattcaattacTGGCCCGTGCTGACGATCTCGGACCATCGTAGCTTGGACTACTTTCCGGAATGTCGCTTCCTTGATGCTGTACACCAACATCGGCGCTAATTTATTGAGCCCAACGGCTCCGGAGATGGGGAACATGACCAGCGATGGGCAGAGTAGTTCTGCAAAGTAGTGAAGCAGCACCAGTCGATTGTGCAGCGCTGATGAAGGCAAATCTTTTACCAGATCGTATTCCATGGGTGTGGTGGCTGGTAGACGGCTTGGAGTGGCCTTGCTGGTGCTCCAAGCCAGCGTATGAGCGCTACCACAAGCTACGcgggttatttttttaccttgCAAAGCGTGGACTAGTCTTGGACGCTGGAGAGCGCTGGTGGTGCCATCTCCTAGTTGTCCTTCGTCGTTGTCGCCCCAAGTGAACACTTCCCCTTTGTCTGAACACGCTACGCAGTGCAGCGAGCCCGTGGcgatggaaataatttttttaccctgcAGAGCCGCGATTTTTCTCGGTCTTCTTACGTGATCATCAGTCCCGTGACCCAGACGATGATAGTCGCCCTTTCCCCAGGTATAAACAGCACCGGATCGTGTCAATGCAACTGAAAACTGACTTCCACACTCTACTTTAATCACTCCTAGTCCTGCTAGCGACTCGATCTTCATTGGAGTCTTGCAGCCGTCGCTTCCACCTCGTCCTAGCTTTCCGTAATCACCGTCACCCCAGCTCCAGACGTTGTCATCATCAGTTACACAGAGAGTTTGTGCGTCTCCACTGCCACAAGCCACATCAACTGCTTTGTAATCCTGCAGAGCTGCTACCACTTTAGGTTTTGTCTGATCATCACTGTCACCGTGTCCTAGCCGACCGTATCTGCCTTTTCCCCAGGTATAAAGTAGTCCCGCGCTGCTTATCGCTGCACTGTGATGCCCACCGCAAGCTATATCAATAATCTCCGTGCCCAGCAAGGCTTCAACTAATTTAGGACGATCGTAAGATATGCGATTGCCGTGGCCTAGCTTCCCGTCGTCTCCTTCGCCCCAAGAGTACACATGCCCTTCGGATGACAAAGCCAGACAGTGTTTACCACCAGAATTAACGGCAATCTTTTTTATAAAGACGTGTTGAATTGACTCAAGAAGCGTTGGAATCATCACCGAATCAGTACCACCAATTCCCAGTCTTCCGACAGCTCCATAACCTGTCGCGTATATTTTACCGTCTGCTGTCACTGCGAATAGTGTCTGTTCACCTCCAGCCAGTTGGATTGGTCGCAAAGCAGACAGACTTTCACACGgtgatggtaattttattttagcgcCTTCTAAGCCACCCAATTGCCCGCGGTGGTTGTGCCCCCAGCCGTAAATTGCTCCCGAGCCGTCCCAAGACAGTGTCCAGTCCTCAGGTCGTCTGTTTACCCAGAGCAGCAGCTGTTCATCGTGCTCGCGCTTAAATAACTCATGATCTTCGTGATCTTTTGATCCGCCGTCTCCGTCAGTGGTCATTTCAACCATCCGCTTGGTCACCTCACTGCAAAATGACTTGGGCAAGGATGCGCGGTTGATTAAAGACTTGGCTACGCGTGCTGCAAGACAGTAGCGTCTGAACCAGGACCATTTGTGGATTTCTGAGCAGCACGGCATCGTGTCCAGTTCTAAATCACATGCAAGAGCTACCAGTACTTTGAAGAAGTCGCTGTGCATCAATTGTTTGCCACCACGTACTGCTGGATCTTCGTACTCATACTGTCTAAGCAGAGCTTGAGGAAGTGACCCGATCAATGATGATAGAGCTGCGTCTGCGCGGATACCTGgtccatttaaataaacaaccTGTAGCTTCTTCAACGCCCACATTCTCTGCTGCGACGTTAGCAAACTGAGTTGACTACACTGCGCAAGAGTTGCTGCCAATCTTGTGACGATGCTCTTGTCTGAGTTGATGAGACTGTTGTCCAACAGACACTCTGCTAGTGTGATTGATGGCTGAGTTAGCACAGCCCGATCTGAACCAAGTTCGTGGGGAGCCAGAATAGCAATTATTGGATGGACAGTAAATCTCCAGCCCCAGCCATTGACTGAACCGTCTGACACAAATCTCCAAAACAGTTCGTCACCTTGGACTCTTAACTCCGTTTCCCATTCACACCATTCGCGACCAGATCTTATCGCGACGACCCGTCCTGCGCCGTCCATTATCGTCAGAGGATCATGACGGCGTTCAGTGGAACACTGACGGTCAAATTCAACCCTCAAAGCCTCAGCTCCGGGTATTTTAACGTGTCCAGTTAATGTCGTGTCATCAATGTAAGGATGCGGAGTCTCCTGTACTACTGGTTGAGGTGACTTGCTTATACAATTTGAATTTGTCGCCGTATCTTCTAACTCCGTGACGCACAATTCCAGCagcatattttttatcaaagagTTTGATTTAGCTAGAGCTATCAATACAGATGAAATTATATCTTTAGCACTGTCGCAAACGCGGTTGGCAACAGCTAGTTTTAATAAATCTACTAGCATTCTCGCGTCATCTTCAGTTAAAGTTGATGTGAATTCATCTAGTCCCGTTTCCGGACTTCCTCCGTCGCCGATTACTTGAGCATGAGACGTCAGAGTTGCGGCGATTACGCTCATAGCGCTCGTGCTCATCTTGGACGCGCGTGAAGACAAACTGGCTGAGCTGGACATTGACGGAAAGATGACAGGAAAGTCTTCAAGCGCTGGAGTGGCTCGTGGACTTCCATTGACTGGAGGTTCGTTTACACTCGCGGGTGCTTCTCCGCCTCCTTGAGAAATTTCTCCGACATTTTGATAGACAGTGTGACCAACACTTGCGCTCATTGTGCCGTCGATAGACGAATCTTGCGGAAGATTCTTCGTGGAAGTCAATGCCGTGTGGTTTCTCAGCGCGGTCACGATCGCCGTGCGTGCTTGCATTATGTACAGAGCATTTATCACATGCTGCAGAGCTTGTTGCTTAGCTACGTTACTCTCCAGAGACAATATTATACTAGACAATGAAGGCCGCGCGCTTTTGTCGGCCGTTGATACGCTCGACTCAGTTGTGTCACTAAAACCTAGAGATGCCTGACCCAGTGGATCTTTGGCTGTGGGAAAAGTCACGGGCTCTTGATTATTCGTCGAAGGCTGGTCAGTCAGTACCCAGGCTACACTGTGACTAGAACCGCAGGCCACGCGATTTATTTTAACGTCTTCTAGACCGTGGACCAGTGAGGGCTTTCTGTTATCAATCGTAGTTCCATTGCCTTGCTGACCGTGATCGTTGTCTCCCCAGGCGTAAACCTGACCCGAGTCAGTCACTGCGAGACAGTGGAGAGCTCCGACGGCTAcgtgagttatttttttaccacGCAGACCTTCAACTACCGTAGGCTTACGTATGTGCTGATCATTCCCGTGTCCCAGTCTGTAGTAATCCCCCTTTCCCCAGGTCCAAACTTCTCCGTACTTGGTTAGAGCCAACGAAAACTGCGCTCCGCACTCTATTTGCACGACACCTAGTCCATTTAGTCGATCAATCAACAGCGGACTGTAACATCCGCCACTGCCGCCTCTTCCTAATTTACCAAAGTCACCATCGCCCCAGGAGTAGACACTTCCGTCTTCAGTTAACGCCAATGTTTGGGCGTCTTTACTTCCGCAGGCCACTTGGATCACTCGCTGACCTACCAGAGCTTCTACGAGCTTCGGTTTTAGCTGCGTCACAGTATCTCCGTGTCCTAGTCGCCCGTACTCGCCAAGACCCCAGGTG is a window encoding:
- the LOC130668285 gene encoding sarcosine dehydrogenase, mitochondrial, with the protein product MPRIKTLWVSTADQYSSSIKTVISETTRMLRTAKNKLSPWNIQFKTRRNVLTKAEENINPRASVPEFADVVIIGGGAAGCNALYHLSKLGTNAILLEKSKLTSGTTWHTSGMYWRLRPNDVDIQLLDGTRRTLMQLEEETGENPGFIQNGGLFIAHNETRMAEYKRLVTAGKYFGIESHVLTPEETKKLYPFIDESTFTGAIYSPQDGTIDPSIFINALTKYAKAQGSRIIEDCPVHKIITQENEYGGKYVTGVETPFGTIRTKCVLNAAGVWAGSLAKLAGVNIPLIPMKHAYVVSEPIEGVQGLPNIRDHDGSLYIKVQGSSLQIGGYEPNPIILKSVPRDFSFTLYELDWTVFNTHINAMMELVPKLKSTGIKTTVCGPESFTPDHKPLMGEDPKLSGFFYSCGYNSAGMMYAGGCGEQIASWIVNGRPEKHMFAYDIRRFTSDQVRDPVWANERSHEAYAKNYSIVFPHDSPLSGRNFKKDVFHNLLIKNGAVMEEAQGWERPGWYQPGKITLIPPYDYYGAYGSVKNKRNDYAEVLKKDYTFDFPEHHDTIGSEALACRNKAALFNLSYFGKFYLCGAQSQEAANYLFTANVNREINNTVYTCALNKHGGVEADCTVTSIEPGSGGVADPIFQRKAFYIVAGGMSSYHTFSHLNKAIKKKGFEATIHDATDTMGILSIQGPNSRYILEEVSDKDLSDAQFPFSTSKIIDIKGCLVRTLRLSFVGELGYELHIPSQSCEKIFNILMEAGKEYGLKLAGFRAMYSLSLEKGYHLWNSDLRMDDSPIEAGLGFLCRRHGEYIGKKAVDKLRADGIKRKLVHFHLKDKRVPLWGLEAIYRDNKLVGYLRRAEYSYIYNNSIGHGYITHPNDENITKQFIESGDYEIESMGQRYPARAYAHSPFDPENKRLHGNYN